In Synechocystis sp. PCC 6714, the following are encoded in one genomic region:
- a CDS encoding CRR6 family NdhI maturation factor → MVSITITPEQLSRLDLAPVRCWLEQTIDLSLNRMDESALATIEKQVQFDIQFIRQDGDPRELSEIPEVRLWFIRLDSVYPWFPLCLDWQAGEFTRYAAMLVPHEFHRVDGIQFNPEALDLFIMGKVFVLADWLKQHQLPAQFRLRSLAQLLGYDLDDNFLAQL, encoded by the coding sequence ATGGTTTCCATTACCATTACCCCAGAGCAACTGAGTCGCCTAGATCTGGCCCCGGTGCGATGCTGGCTGGAGCAGACCATTGATCTGAGCCTAAATCGAATGGATGAATCAGCCCTGGCCACCATCGAAAAACAGGTACAGTTCGATATTCAATTTATTAGACAAGATGGAGATCCCAGGGAATTATCGGAAATTCCCGAAGTACGCCTCTGGTTTATTCGCCTAGATAGCGTTTATCCCTGGTTTCCCCTCTGTTTGGATTGGCAAGCCGGGGAATTCACCCGCTATGCGGCCATGTTGGTGCCCCACGAATTCCATCGGGTGGACGGTATTCAGTTTAACCCAGAAGCGTTGGATCTATTTATTATGGGCAAGGTTTTTGTACTAGCGGATTGGTTAAAACAGCATCAACTACCGGCCCAATTCCGGCTGAGGTCTCTAGCCCAACTGTTGGGCTACGATTTGGACGACAATTTTCTCGCCCAACTATAG
- the lpdA gene encoding dihydrolipoyl dehydrogenase — MSQDFDYDLVIIGAGVGGHGAALHAVKCGLKTAIIEAKDMGGTCVNRGCIPSKALLAASGRVREFSDQDHLQQLGIQVNGVTFTREAIAVHANDLVSKIQSDLTNSLTRLKVDTIRGWGKVSGPQEVTVIGENETRIIKAKEIMLCPGSVPFVPPGIEIDHKTVFTSDEAVKLETLPQWIAIIGSGYIGLEFSDVYTALGCEVTMIEALPDLMPGFDPEIAKIAERVLIKARDIETYTGVFATKIKAGSPVEIELTDAKTKEVIEILEVDACLVATGRIPATKNLGLETVGVETDRRGFIEVNDQMQVIKDGQPIPHLWAVGDATGKMMLAHAASGQGVVAVENICGRKTEVDYRAIPAAAFTHPEISYVGLTEAQAKELGEKEGFVVSTAKTYFKGNSKALAEKETDGIAKVVYRQDSGELLGAHIIGIHASDLIQEAAQAIADRKSVRELAFHVHAHPTLSEVLDEAYKRAV, encoded by the coding sequence ATGAGCCAGGATTTTGATTACGATTTGGTCATTATTGGAGCAGGGGTTGGGGGCCATGGGGCCGCTCTCCATGCTGTTAAATGTGGCCTGAAAACCGCCATCATCGAAGCCAAGGATATGGGGGGTACCTGTGTGAATCGGGGTTGTATCCCTTCCAAAGCGCTCCTGGCTGCCTCCGGTAGGGTGCGGGAATTTTCCGACCAAGACCACCTGCAACAATTAGGTATCCAGGTCAATGGTGTCACCTTCACCCGGGAGGCGATCGCCGTCCATGCCAACGACCTTGTCAGCAAAATCCAATCGGACCTGACCAACAGCCTCACCCGTTTGAAAGTAGATACTATCCGGGGTTGGGGAAAAGTTTCTGGACCCCAGGAGGTAACTGTGATTGGGGAGAATGAAACTCGCATTATCAAAGCGAAGGAGATTATGCTATGTCCTGGCTCGGTGCCTTTTGTGCCCCCGGGCATTGAGATTGACCACAAAACAGTTTTTACCAGTGATGAAGCGGTGAAATTGGAAACGTTGCCCCAGTGGATTGCCATCATTGGCAGTGGTTACATCGGTTTGGAGTTTTCCGACGTTTATACGGCCCTGGGTTGTGAAGTGACTATGATTGAAGCTCTGCCGGATCTAATGCCAGGATTTGATCCGGAAATTGCCAAAATTGCCGAACGGGTACTAATCAAAGCCCGGGACATCGAAACCTATACCGGCGTGTTTGCTACCAAAATCAAAGCGGGTTCCCCGGTGGAAATTGAACTCACTGACGCTAAAACCAAAGAAGTTATTGAAATCCTGGAAGTGGATGCTTGTTTAGTTGCCACCGGCCGTATTCCTGCCACCAAAAATTTAGGACTGGAAACCGTGGGGGTAGAAACCGATCGCCGAGGCTTCATTGAAGTCAACGATCAGATGCAAGTAATTAAAGACGGTCAACCCATTCCCCATCTTTGGGCAGTGGGGGATGCCACCGGCAAAATGATGCTGGCCCATGCCGCTTCGGGCCAAGGAGTTGTTGCAGTGGAAAATATCTGCGGCCGTAAAACGGAGGTCGATTACCGGGCAATTCCGGCGGCGGCCTTCACCCATCCCGAAATTAGCTACGTTGGCTTAACAGAAGCCCAGGCTAAAGAACTGGGGGAAAAAGAAGGGTTTGTGGTCAGTACTGCGAAAACGTACTTTAAAGGTAACTCCAAGGCGTTGGCAGAAAAGGAAACCGATGGCATTGCCAAAGTAGTTTACCGCCAGGACAGTGGGGAATTATTGGGGGCCCATATCATCGGCATCCATGCGTCCGATCTAATCCAAGAAGCGGCCCAGGCGATCGCCGATCGTAAATCTGTACGAGAATTGGCGTTCCACGTCCATGCCCATCCCACCCTGTCGGAAGTGTTGGACGAAGCCTATAAACGGGCGGTGTAA
- the glgA gene encoding glycogen synthase GlgA, whose amino-acid sequence MYIVQIASECAPVIKAGGLGDVIYGLSRELELRGHCVELILPMYDCMRYDHIWGLHDAYRSLEVPWYGSSIFCDVFCGWVHGRLCFFIQPHSSDNFFNRGHYYGALDDHMRFAFFSKAAMEFLLRSNKRPDIIHCHDWQTGLVPVLLYEIYRFHGMDRQRVCYTIHNFKHQGIAGANILHATGLNNDSYYFSYDRLQDNFNPNAINFMKGGIVYSNYVNTVSPHHAWEARFSDISCGLGHTLEIHQQKFGGILNGLDYQVWNPEIDPLLDSNFGIKTFGDKAKNRKALQERLVLEQDDEKPIVCFIGRLDGQKGVHLVHHSIYYSLEQGAQFVLLGSATEPALSKWFWHEKQHLNDNPNVHLELGFNEELSHLIYGAADIIVVPSNYEPCGLTQMIGLRYGAVPVVRGVGGLVNTVFDRDYDQNHPPEKRNGFVFYQPDEYALETALGRAIALYNNDPVAFKTLALQGMAYDYSWNKPGLKYVEVYDYIRA is encoded by the coding sequence ATGTACATCGTTCAAATTGCCTCAGAATGCGCTCCCGTCATTAAAGCGGGGGGATTGGGGGATGTTATCTACGGGCTGAGCCGTGAACTGGAACTCCGGGGCCACTGCGTGGAACTAATTTTGCCCATGTATGATTGCATGCGCTATGACCACATTTGGGGCCTACACGATGCTTACCGTAGCTTAGAGGTGCCCTGGTATGGTAGCTCCATTTTCTGCGATGTTTTCTGTGGCTGGGTGCATGGCCGGCTCTGCTTTTTTATTCAGCCCCACTCCTCCGACAACTTTTTTAACCGTGGCCACTACTATGGCGCTTTGGATGACCATATGCGCTTTGCCTTTTTCTCCAAGGCGGCGATGGAATTTTTGCTCCGCAGTAACAAACGCCCAGACATAATTCACTGCCACGATTGGCAAACGGGGCTAGTGCCGGTGTTGTTGTACGAAATTTACCGCTTCCACGGCATGGATCGTCAACGGGTTTGCTACACCATCCATAACTTCAAACACCAGGGCATTGCTGGGGCCAATATTCTCCATGCCACCGGGCTCAATAATGACAGTTACTACTTCAGCTACGATCGCCTACAGGATAATTTCAACCCCAATGCCATCAACTTTATGAAGGGGGGGATCGTCTATTCCAACTATGTCAACACCGTTTCTCCTCACCATGCGTGGGAAGCCCGTTTTTCCGATATTTCCTGTGGTCTTGGCCATACCCTGGAAATCCACCAGCAAAAATTCGGCGGTATTTTGAACGGCTTGGACTACCAGGTGTGGAACCCGGAGATCGATCCTCTTTTGGACAGCAATTTCGGCATTAAAACCTTTGGGGATAAGGCCAAAAATAGAAAAGCCCTACAGGAAAGATTAGTGCTGGAGCAGGATGACGAGAAGCCCATTGTCTGTTTTATTGGCCGTTTGGATGGACAAAAAGGGGTACATCTGGTTCACCATTCCATCTACTATTCCCTGGAGCAGGGGGCTCAATTTGTTCTGCTTGGTTCCGCCACTGAACCGGCTCTGAGCAAATGGTTCTGGCATGAAAAGCAACACCTCAACGATAATCCCAATGTTCATTTGGAGTTGGGCTTCAATGAAGAATTGTCCCATCTCATCTACGGGGCAGCGGACATCATTGTGGTACCCAGTAATTACGAGCCCTGTGGTTTAACCCAAATGATCGGCCTCCGTTATGGGGCAGTGCCAGTGGTACGGGGAGTAGGCGGTTTAGTCAACACTGTTTTCGACCGGGATTACGACCAGAACCATCCCCCGGAGAAACGCAACGGCTTTGTGTTTTACCAACCGGATGAGTATGCGCTGGAAACGGCCCTCGGTCGGGCGATCGCCTTGTATAACAATGACCCCGTTGCTTTTAAAACCTTGGCGTTGCAAGGCATGGCCTACGACTACTCTTGGAATAAACCGGGCCTCAAGTATGTGGAAGTGTACGACTACATCCGGGCTTGA
- the msrA gene encoding peptide-methionine (S)-S-oxide reductase MsrA, with the protein MGIFDLFTKKTAMINSNEALPGRSVTMAVPEKHFVNGNPLKAPFPAGMETAMFGLGCFWGAERKFWQIPGVYTTAVGYAAGYTPNPTYQEVCTGMTGHNEVVLVAFDPQQVSYGQLLKVFWESHNPTQGMRQGNDVGTQYRSGIYTYSEAQQQEALASKEIYQQALQRAGHGEITTEILPAPDFYYAEDYHQQYLAKNPNGYCGLGGTNVACPIGTEVSLGA; encoded by the coding sequence ATGGGAATTTTCGATTTATTCACTAAAAAAACGGCCATGATCAACTCCAATGAGGCCCTCCCCGGGCGATCGGTGACTATGGCGGTACCGGAAAAACATTTTGTCAATGGCAATCCTCTCAAAGCCCCATTTCCCGCAGGAATGGAAACAGCTATGTTTGGTTTAGGCTGTTTTTGGGGCGCAGAACGCAAATTTTGGCAAATTCCCGGAGTCTACACTACGGCGGTGGGTTATGCTGCCGGTTACACCCCCAATCCCACTTATCAGGAAGTCTGCACAGGAATGACGGGGCACAATGAGGTGGTTTTAGTAGCCTTTGATCCCCAACAAGTGAGCTACGGCCAATTGCTCAAGGTATTTTGGGAAAGCCATAATCCCACCCAGGGTATGCGCCAGGGCAACGACGTGGGCACCCAATACCGTTCGGGCATTTACACCTATTCGGAAGCGCAACAGCAGGAAGCCCTAGCCTCGAAGGAGATTTATCAGCAAGCTCTGCAACGGGCGGGCCATGGGGAAATTACAACGGAAATTTTGCCTGCCCCAGATTTTTACTACGCTGAGGATTATCATCAACAATATTTGGCCAAAAATCCCAACGGTTACTGCGGTCTGGGGGGCACCAATGTGGCCTGCCCCATCGGCACAGAAGTTTCCCTGGGAGCTTAG
- the rfbD gene encoding dTDP-4-dehydrorhamnose reductase: MTRKILLLGATGQVGRELATPLSRFGQVQGGTRATFDLAQPATLVEKIRAFAPDIIVNSAAYTAVDRAETEPELAHAVNALAPQAIAKVAREIGAYLVHISTDYVFDGSQSSPYRETDATNPLGVYGQSKRRGEIAIVASGCDFLIVRTAWVYGVEGAGNFVKTMVRLGKEREEVRVVADQIGSPTWAKDLAQAIATLAQQRAQGIYHYTNSGVASWYDFAVAIFEEVKNLGIPLQVERIIPITTADYPTPAQRPAYSVLSHQKLLQVLPVPPPHWRTSLRAMLHQGVSSGIFTKN; the protein is encoded by the coding sequence TTGACGCGCAAAATCCTTCTCTTGGGGGCCACGGGGCAAGTGGGACGGGAGTTGGCTACCCCTTTGTCCCGTTTTGGCCAGGTGCAAGGGGGAACGAGGGCAACCTTTGACTTAGCCCAACCGGCTACCCTAGTGGAAAAGATCAGGGCCTTTGCTCCGGATATCATTGTCAACTCAGCGGCTTACACTGCCGTAGATAGGGCTGAAACAGAGCCAGAATTGGCCCACGCCGTTAACGCCCTAGCTCCCCAGGCGATCGCCAAAGTGGCGAGGGAAATCGGAGCGTATTTGGTCCATATTTCCACTGACTATGTGTTTGACGGTAGCCAAAGTTCCCCCTACCGAGAAACGGATGCCACCAACCCTCTGGGAGTGTATGGCCAAAGTAAACGTAGGGGAGAAATAGCCATTGTCGCCAGTGGTTGTGATTTTCTCATAGTCCGTACCGCCTGGGTTTACGGGGTTGAAGGCGCTGGTAATTTTGTCAAAACCATGGTGCGCTTGGGCAAGGAACGGGAAGAAGTTAGGGTAGTGGCGGATCAAATCGGGAGTCCCACCTGGGCAAAGGATCTGGCCCAGGCGATCGCCACCTTAGCCCAGCAACGGGCCCAGGGCATTTACCACTACACCAATAGCGGGGTGGCCAGTTGGTACGATTTTGCGGTGGCCATTTTTGAAGAAGTTAAAAATTTGGGCATACCGTTGCAGGTCGAAAGAATTATTCCCATTACCACAGCGGATTATCCCACCCCGGCCCAGCGGCCCGCCTACTCCGTTTTATCTCACCAAAAATTGTTACAGGTTTTACCAGTCCCCCCTCCCCATTGGCGCACTTCATTGCGGGCGATGCTCCACCAAGGGGTTAGCAGTGGGATTTTTACCAAAAACTAA
- a CDS encoding ferredoxin--nitrite reductase: MANKFETVKATKDGLAVRAELEHFAQIGWENIPEEDRDLRLKWLGIFFRPVTPGEFMLRFRIPHGLLTSQQLQVIGDIINRYGDRGNGDITTRQNLQIRGIKIEDIPDIFSKLESCGLTSVQSGMDNVRNITGSPVAGLEKHELIDTRDLVQRVQDMITNGGQGNPEFTNLPRKFNIAIEGSRDNSVHAEINDVAFVPAYREGILGFNVVVGGFFSSRRCEAAIPLDAWVQPDQQVVDLCRSILEVYRDHGLRANRQKSRLMWLIDEWGLTKFREEVAAKLPFPLLTAAPEDELDWDKRDHLGVHPQKQAGLNYVGLHVPVGRLYASDFFEFARLADTYGSGEVRLTVEQNLILVNVPDDKLDQLLAEPLLTKFRVNPHNLQRSVVSCTGAQFCKFALIETKNRALAMVDALEKELTVPQPVRIHWTGCPNSCGQPQVADIGLMGTKVRKDGKTVDGADVYLGGKVGKDARLGTCVHKSIPCDELQPLLAQILIEQFGAVRR; encoded by the coding sequence GTGGCTAATAAATTTGAGACCGTTAAGGCAACCAAAGATGGTTTGGCTGTCAGGGCTGAGTTGGAACATTTCGCCCAGATTGGTTGGGAAAATATCCCTGAAGAGGACCGGGACCTGCGCCTGAAATGGTTGGGCATTTTTTTTCGCCCGGTCACCCCTGGGGAGTTCATGCTCCGTTTCCGGATTCCCCACGGCTTGCTCACCAGTCAGCAGTTACAGGTCATTGGGGACATCATTAACCGCTATGGCGATCGGGGCAATGGGGACATTACCACTAGGCAAAATTTGCAGATCCGGGGCATTAAAATCGAAGACATTCCCGATATTTTCAGCAAATTAGAAAGCTGTGGCCTGACGTCCGTCCAGTCCGGCATGGATAATGTACGCAACATCACCGGCTCCCCGGTGGCGGGCTTGGAAAAGCATGAATTGATCGATACGAGAGATCTAGTACAGCGGGTGCAGGATATGATCACCAATGGTGGTCAGGGCAATCCTGAATTTACCAACTTGCCCAGAAAATTTAACATTGCCATCGAAGGAAGTCGGGATAATTCTGTCCACGCAGAAATTAACGATGTGGCCTTTGTACCGGCCTATCGGGAAGGAATATTGGGTTTTAATGTGGTGGTGGGAGGCTTTTTCTCTTCCCGTCGCTGTGAGGCGGCCATTCCCCTGGATGCTTGGGTGCAACCGGATCAGCAGGTGGTGGATTTATGCCGTTCCATTTTGGAAGTGTACCGGGACCATGGCCTCCGGGCCAATCGGCAAAAGTCCCGCTTAATGTGGCTCATTGATGAATGGGGATTGACTAAGTTTCGAGAAGAGGTGGCCGCCAAGTTGCCTTTCCCCTTGTTAACGGCGGCTCCAGAGGATGAGTTGGACTGGGATAAGCGGGATCATTTGGGGGTCCATCCCCAGAAACAGGCGGGGCTAAACTATGTGGGGCTCCATGTGCCCGTGGGTCGTCTTTATGCCAGCGACTTTTTTGAGTTTGCTCGTTTGGCCGACACCTATGGCAGTGGAGAAGTGCGACTGACGGTGGAGCAAAATTTGATTTTGGTCAATGTTCCCGATGACAAACTTGATCAGTTGTTGGCGGAACCTCTGCTGACTAAATTCAGGGTAAATCCCCACAATCTGCAGCGGTCCGTGGTGTCCTGTACGGGGGCGCAGTTTTGTAAGTTTGCCTTGATTGAAACAAAAAATCGGGCTTTGGCCATGGTGGACGCCCTGGAAAAAGAGTTGACGGTACCCCAGCCGGTGCGGATCCACTGGACTGGTTGCCCTAATTCCTGTGGCCAACCCCAGGTGGCGGACATTGGTTTGATGGGCACCAAGGTCAGGAAAGATGGCAAAACGGTGGATGGGGCGGATGTCTATTTGGGGGGCAAAGTGGGTAAGGATGCCCGTCTGGGAACCTGTGTCCATAAAAGCATTCCCTGTGATGAGCTCCAACCCCTGTTGGCCCAGATTTTGATTGAACAGTTTGGCGCAGTGCGCCGCTAG
- the cynS gene encoding cyanase, with amino-acid sequence MSTTVVSPITTKLLDAKKAKGITFTDLEQLLGRDEVWIAAVIYRQASASVDEATKLLQSLGLSEDLVPELTTSPVKGLGPVVPTDPLIYRFYEIMQVYGMPMKEVIHEKFGDGIMSAIDFTLDVEKEADPKGDRVKVTMNGKFLPYKKW; translated from the coding sequence ATGTCGACCACTGTAGTTTCCCCAATCACCACAAAACTTCTGGACGCGAAAAAAGCAAAGGGGATCACGTTCACCGACCTGGAGCAATTGCTCGGACGGGATGAAGTATGGATTGCCGCTGTAATTTATCGGCAAGCGAGCGCCTCTGTCGATGAAGCGACTAAATTGCTTCAATCTTTAGGTTTAAGCGAAGACCTAGTGCCAGAACTGACCACTTCTCCAGTTAAAGGCCTCGGCCCCGTTGTTCCCACCGACCCCCTGATCTACCGCTTTTATGAGATTATGCAGGTCTACGGCATGCCTATGAAGGAGGTAATCCATGAAAAATTTGGGGATGGTATTATGAGTGCCATTGATTTCACATTAGATGTTGAAAAGGAAGCAGATCCAAAGGGCGATCGGGTCAAAGTAACGATGAATGGGAAGTTTCTCCCCTATAAGAAATGGTAA
- a CDS encoding molybdopterin molybdotransferase MoeA, which yields MISVAAAVEIIQAHWPDFGDTTIDVDGSYGAVLAESIHADRDYPPGDRVMMDGVALAWSEYSQGRRQFELLGTVAAGNPQSSLPNPAGCLEVMTGALLPHKSDLVIPYEDVAIADGQVKIIDPRQRKPWEFVHLKASDCQLGTVILESSSKLNGPAWSIISSCGKAKVKVKKKPRIQIISTGNELVETTQKPEAHQLRRSNVYGLQVSLQSRGFENIGLTHLADNEEVIISHYQRAKLEYDVLIYSGGISKGKFDYLPKVWSQLGVTKYIHGVAQKPGKPMYFGVDHHSQTVIIGLPGNPISSLVCLHRYFLDNPPMYVQLTGDFTFKKDLTYFLPVKLGYTSQAVVEATILPVKNSGEFVALANSDGFLELPQHQDCFQAGECFPFYAW from the coding sequence ATGATTTCCGTTGCCGCCGCCGTTGAAATTATCCAAGCCCATTGGCCAGATTTTGGTGACACTACCATTGATGTTGATGGTAGCTATGGGGCAGTTCTAGCGGAATCCATCCATGCTGACCGGGATTATCCCCCCGGCGATCGGGTGATGATGGATGGGGTTGCCCTGGCTTGGTCTGAGTATAGTCAAGGCCGCCGTCAATTCGAGTTATTGGGGACAGTGGCCGCCGGCAATCCGCAATCTAGTTTGCCAAATCCTGCCGGTTGCCTGGAGGTGATGACCGGAGCTTTGTTACCCCACAAGAGTGATTTGGTGATTCCCTACGAAGATGTGGCGATCGCCGATGGTCAGGTGAAAATCATTGATCCTCGGCAGAGAAAACCATGGGAATTTGTTCACCTAAAAGCTAGTGATTGTCAATTGGGAACGGTTATTTTAGAATCCTCCTCGAAACTGAATGGCCCTGCTTGGAGCATTATTAGCTCCTGTGGCAAAGCTAAGGTCAAAGTCAAAAAAAAGCCCCGCATACAAATCATTTCCACTGGCAATGAATTGGTAGAAACTACTCAAAAACCAGAAGCACATCAATTGCGTCGCTCTAATGTTTATGGACTCCAAGTATCTCTGCAGAGTCGAGGCTTTGAGAACATAGGTTTGACTCACTTAGCTGATAACGAAGAGGTAATTATTAGCCATTACCAACGGGCCAAACTGGAATATGACGTTCTGATTTATTCCGGTGGTATTTCCAAAGGTAAATTTGATTACCTACCAAAAGTATGGTCCCAGTTAGGGGTAACTAAATATATCCATGGTGTGGCCCAAAAGCCAGGCAAACCGATGTATTTTGGGGTCGATCACCATAGTCAAACTGTTATCATTGGTCTGCCAGGGAATCCCATTTCTAGCCTGGTTTGTTTACACCGTTACTTTTTAGATAATCCTCCAATGTACGTCCAACTAACTGGGGATTTTACCTTTAAAAAAGACTTGACCTATTTTCTGCCTGTTAAACTGGGTTATACATCCCAGGCTGTAGTTGAGGCAACGATTTTGCCGGTTAAAAATTCTGGGGAATTTGTTGCCCTCGCCAATAGCGATGGTTTCTTAGAGTTACCCCAACATCAGGACTGCTTTCAGGCTGGAGAATGCTTTCCTTTTTATGCCTGGTAG
- the moaA gene encoding GTP 3',8-cyclase MoaA, with protein MLSFLCLVELISPMYQILVDNYGRRIRKLRVSLTDQCNLRCHYCMPVDAEFLDKSTYLSCEEYVEIIAELVNFGLKEVRLTGGEPLLRNNFAQIVQGISQLKLKKIGLTTNGILLDKHLTTLRENNILDLNVSLDSVNPQNFEQITHGNYLNRILGNLELASIQGFRIKLNMVVMKGINDHEIFDLIEYARRWDMEIRFLEIMRIGYACQHQQNTFISAQELLTRIKQKYHLEPIQSPLDATAFRYVADCGTKIGFIASESKPFCGHCSRWRLSVDGTLRACLLKDEGLNIRHFSPMERQQVYQQLLGMKPYLRPPEVNHAMYQIGG; from the coding sequence ATGCTTTCCTTTTTATGCCTGGTAGAATTAATATCGCCAATGTACCAGATCTTAGTTGATAATTATGGCCGTCGCATTCGTAAATTAAGGGTTTCCCTAACGGATCAGTGTAATTTGCGTTGCCACTATTGTATGCCAGTGGATGCGGAATTTCTCGATAAATCAACCTATTTATCCTGTGAAGAATATGTAGAGATTATTGCAGAGTTAGTTAACTTTGGTCTCAAAGAAGTGCGTTTAACAGGAGGAGAACCACTACTTAGAAACAACTTTGCTCAAATAGTCCAAGGTATTAGCCAATTAAAACTTAAAAAAATTGGCTTAACCACCAATGGTATTCTTTTAGATAAACATCTGACGACCCTAAGGGAAAACAATATTCTTGATTTGAATGTCAGTCTTGATAGTGTGAACCCCCAAAATTTTGAGCAAATTACCCACGGCAATTACCTTAACAGAATTCTGGGTAATCTGGAATTAGCGAGCATTCAAGGATTTAGAATTAAGCTAAATATGGTGGTAATGAAGGGAATTAATGACCATGAAATTTTTGATTTGATTGAATATGCTCGGCGGTGGGATATGGAAATCAGATTTTTGGAAATTATGCGTATTGGCTATGCGTGTCAACACCAGCAAAATACCTTTATCTCTGCCCAGGAACTACTAACAAGAATTAAGCAAAAATATCATTTGGAACCTATTCAGTCTCCCCTTGATGCCACTGCTTTCCGTTACGTCGCTGACTGTGGGACAAAAATTGGCTTTATTGCTTCTGAATCCAAACCATTTTGTGGTCATTGTTCCCGCTGGCGATTGTCGGTAGATGGAACATTGAGGGCCTGTTTGCTTAAGGATGAAGGGCTTAATATTCGCCATTTTTCCCCTATGGAACGCCAACAAGTTTATCAGCAACTATTGGGTATGAAGCCCTATTTACGCCCCCCGGAGGTTAACCACGCCATGTACCAAATTGGAGGATAA
- the moaC gene encoding cyclic pyranopterin monophosphate synthase MoaC, with protein MFTHLDENQQPRMVDISQKVAGDRRAVAQCKIQLPREIKDYLTGQDIVLKKGPVIQTAIIAGTMAVKKTADLIPFCHTLPIHGCKFDVNIVNQDKNSLEIILQCAVNTNYKTGVEMEALCGASVAALTIYDMCKSISSEIVIKDTQLIEKTGGKADVKKIPLYGLVLTGGKSKRMGKDKALIKYQGQCHGQYIYDLLSKYCEQVFLSARPGQWQGTPLENLPTLVDVGESVGPISGILTALRSHPKVNWLIIACDLAYINHGMIEKLIIHARQDVVATCYANGDQGFPEALCGFYTPSALKLFTKAKNIGLHCPVKILQMADCQLIKPDNLLDITNVNTPEEYGQVN; from the coding sequence ATGTTTACCCATCTCGATGAAAACCAACAGCCCCGCATGGTGGATATTAGCCAAAAAGTAGCTGGCGATCGCCGGGCTGTGGCCCAATGTAAGATTCAGCTACCTAGGGAGATTAAGGATTATTTAACGGGACAGGATATTGTTCTTAAAAAGGGACCGGTGATTCAAACAGCCATTATTGCCGGCACTATGGCGGTGAAAAAAACGGCTGATTTAATTCCCTTTTGCCATACTTTACCAATCCATGGTTGTAAATTTGATGTAAATATTGTTAATCAAGACAAAAATAGTTTAGAAATAATTTTGCAGTGCGCCGTTAATACCAACTATAAAACCGGAGTGGAAATGGAAGCCCTTTGTGGAGCTTCGGTGGCGGCATTGACCATTTATGATATGTGTAAATCCATTAGCTCAGAGATTGTTATTAAGGATACCCAATTAATCGAAAAAACTGGTGGTAAAGCTGATGTTAAGAAAATTCCCCTTTATGGCCTGGTGTTAACTGGAGGAAAAAGTAAACGCATGGGCAAAGACAAGGCCCTAATTAAATATCAAGGGCAATGCCATGGGCAGTATATTTATGATTTATTGTCAAAATATTGTGAACAAGTTTTTCTCTCCGCTCGACCGGGGCAGTGGCAGGGAACTCCGTTGGAAAATTTACCAACCTTAGTGGATGTGGGGGAAAGCGTAGGGCCCATATCAGGAATATTAACAGCTTTGCGAAGTCACCCCAAAGTTAACTGGTTAATCATTGCCTGCGATTTGGCTTACATTAACCATGGAATGATAGAGAAACTAATTATCCACGCCCGACAAGATGTGGTGGCCACTTGTTATGCCAATGGTGATCAAGGTTTCCCTGAAGCCCTTTGCGGTTTCTATACTCCCTCTGCCTTAAAATTGTTTACTAAAGCTAAAAATATTGGTTTACATTGTCCAGTTAAAATTTTGCAAATGGCAGATTGTCAATTAATTAAACCAGATAATTTACTCGACATTACTAACGTTAATACTCCGGAGGAATATGGCCAAGTCAATTAA
- the moaD gene encoding molybdopterin converting factor subunit 1 — protein sequence MAKSIKLRYFAFLQEQAKVAEENLVTDLDTYQELYELLSRRYGFNLSPSQVKVAVNDNFADMDEVILDRSTVVFIPPVAGG from the coding sequence ATGGCCAAGTCAATTAAACTGAGATATTTTGCTTTTCTCCAAGAGCAAGCTAAGGTCGCCGAAGAAAATTTGGTCACGGATTTGGACACTTATCAGGAACTGTACGAATTACTATCAAGGCGTTATGGTTTTAACCTATCCCCTTCCCAGGTTAAAGTTGCTGTCAATGATAATTTTGCCGATATGGATGAAGTAATTTTAGACCGCTCCACCGTTGTCTTTATCCCCCCCGTTGCTGGAGGCTAA